GGGTTGGGGGATATTTGATGGAGAATAAATATCCTCTTGCTTTTATTACGAATCCCCCCTGCCCCCCTTTGCCAAAGGGGGGATAAGTTTCTGCAAGAATATGATACCCATAAATTTGTCGCACACCCGCAGAACCCCTTCAGGAGAGAACAAAAAGCAGGGAAATCATGAATTTTACGGTTCCCTTTCGGCATCCGCTCTTGACAAGAGGCACTGCTCTGGGGGAAGAAGATGCATTGAAATGAATGCAACCTGGAGGATAAAAACCATGATCGACAGCCACGCGCATCTGGAGATGGATGAATTCAATGAAGACCGGGATGAGGTTGTGGAGAGAGCCAGAGCTGCCGGCCTTGTCGCGGTGATTGTGGTGGGAACGAGCGTTCCTGACAGCGCCAAGGCGATGGAAATGACCGGTATTTATGATCTTGTTTATGCGTCGGTCGGGGTTCATCCCCATGAGGTGAAAGACATTGACGCAATGACCTATGACTCCCTGCGGGTGCTTGCCCGGAGGGATAAGGTTGTGGCCATCGGGGAGATCGGACTTGATTTTTACTACAACCACTCTCCTAAGGAACTGCAATTCCAGCACTTTGCCGAGCAGCTTGACTTGGCGATTGATCTTGAGCTTCCGGTTATTATTCACGATCGGGAGGCTCATGCGGAGACACTTGAATTTCTCGGGCATAGAAAGGGGCGGCTGCGCGGGGTGCTGCACTGCTTCTCCGGAGACCGGGGAATGGCGAAAAAGTGTATAGACCTGGGATTTTATCTTTCTATTGCCGGCCCCGTTACCTATAAAAAATCTGAAGAACTGCGGGAAGTTGCAAGGTATATGCCTGCGGATGCGCTCCTGGTAGAGACGGACTCCCCGTATCTCGCCCCGGAGTCCTTCAGAGGAAAGCGCAATGAGCCCGCCTGGGTAGTCGAGACAGCAAGGCGGGTTGCGGAAATCAGGGGTCTTACGGCAGAGGAACTGGAGGCGGCAACGGAGCTGAATACCCGACGACTATTTGGCTTTTGAAAGAAAACATGGTTGCCATGAATTTTTTTGGAGGAGCCCGCCATCTTGAGGCGGTCGGGGTGATTTTAATGCATTGCAGAATCCAGAAGGATTTGTTTGGGAGATTTCACTTTATAATCGCCTTTGGGAAGGTTTTGCAATTCTCCCAAGGTGGTAACGCCTGTAAGAAAAAGTCGCAGTCCTTCTTCAAATATCAGATTAATGCCATGTCTGTCCCTCGCCGTCAGAGCTATGGTATCTGCTGACCCCTGTTTGCGATATATTAAGTCCCTTATCTCCTGAGTGACGGTGATAAGTTCAAAGACCGGTTGACGACCATGATATCCTGTTTTGCGGCAATGCTCGCACCCTCGGCCCCTCCTCAGGTTAAATTGGTGAGGATCTTTAAGTATTTCATCGGCAATTTCCTTATCGATTCCGATATCCATGAGCTCTATTTTGGTAGGGATATACTCTTCCGAACACCTGTTGCATATTTTTCTGACAAGGCGTTGATTTATGGCAGAAGAAAGGACGGCGGAAACAAGAAAGTGCTCTACGCCGATATCGATTAATCGCATAATCGAACCCGCCGCATTTTCAGTATGGAGGGTTGTAAATACACGATGTCCGGTAAGTGCGGCCTGTACGGCTATTTCAGCAGTTTCGAGATCTCTTACTTCACCAATAAGGATAATATCCGGATCCTGCCTCATCATCGCTCTCAGGGCACGGGTATATGTATAGCCAGCCTGTGGCATCAGGGAACTCTGGTTAACATAATCCGGCGCCTGATGCTCCACCGGATCCTCAATGGTTATTATGTTTAAATCGGCGCTGTTTATCTCATTTATTATTGCATTCAAGGTAGTTGTTTTACCGCTTCCGGTTGGGCCGGTGACAATGTTTATTCCACTCGGTCTCCTTACGCAGCGCCGGAACTGCACCTCCATGCGGGGGGACAGTTTAAGATCTTTGATACGTCCAATATAGACATCCGTGTCTTTATCGAAAAGCCTCATGACAACCTTTTCTCCGAAGAGCGTCGGCATAGTTGAAACCCTGCAATCGACTGTATGGCCGACGATTTTGGTTGAGAATGCACCGTCCTGAGGCAGCCGCTTCTCATCAATCTTCATTGATGATGAGTTTTCACTGGCCATGATCTTTATTCTGGATACGGCGGCAGTATGATACGCGGAAGGATATGTTGAAGCTACCTCCAGAACGCCGTCAATCCTCATCCTGACGTGCACTTCATTTCTGTGAGGCTCGACGTGTATGTCGCTTGCTCCGTATGAGACAGCCTTTTCTAAGATTTTATTAACAAGTGAGACCGTGTCTTCCTTTTCGAGAATGTAACGCTCTATCTTAAAGTCTGTTTTAATTGCATATAATTTACCGAGTCCTCCCAAAATCGCTGCGCTGGTAGCGAGTACAGGGGTCACATGGAATTCGGTTATTGCCTCTACATCTTTAATGGCTTCTTCCAGGAAAGGGTCTGCCATGGCGAGCGAAAGTTCTTTTGTGTCCTCGTCAACTATTTGGAAAAGAGGAAGTACCTTATACTTTTGACACACATCAAGAGGAAGCATCCTCGACAATGACTTATCTATCATTTGATAGTCGTTTTCGGCTATATTTAAAAATTCTATCCCCAGGTACTCGCTTAAGGTCTCAAGCAAGAGATTTTCGCTGACAAACTTAAGATGTAATAAGGTATCGCCCAACCGGAGAGAAAGTCCTTTCTGTCGCTTAAGCGCTTCTTCAAGTTGCGCGGTAGTGATGATCTGTTTTTCTATTAATATTTCGCCTAATTTTTTCTGGTTGCTCATTTCTGTTTTGACCCCATCATCTTTTCATATAGAGATTTTACGCCATCATTTCTTGTCGGTACAATATTGAGCTTTTGCTCCGCTTTTGTTATTCGGAATATCTTTTTGACCTGCTCGCTCGGCTTGGCGAATATAACAATACCGTTTTTCTCAGAAAGCTGTTTGTGTACTGCCATACACGAGCCAAGACCTGAACTGTCCATAAAATTGACATTACTCATATCCAGCATGAGATAACAGTATTTTTTTTCCACCAATCTTGAAACCTGGCTTCTAAATTCTTCTATATTGCTAGCCGATAAACTGCCCACCATATCAACAACCACAATGTCTCCACCCATTTCTGTGCTTATATTAAACTCCATCACATCCACCTCCACAATGGCCTGCTATTTAACTTTTCTGGTCGTTTTTATCTCTTCCTGTTTATCTCTTCCTGTATCGATTTCATGCCTTCGTCCCTATTGTTAGCAATACGAAACTTCTGGTCTGCGCGCGTTATGTGGAAGACCTTCTCGACGGCTTGGCTTAAATTGATGAAAACGAGAAGACCACCGCTGTTTTCCACCAATTTGTTACATGACATGCATACAGTAATGCCATAGCTATCGATTAGAGGGATGTTGCTCATGTCGATAAGAAGATAACGAAAATTATTATCAATCAGTTTGGAAATATTTGCATTTAACTCTTCACCCACACTTCGCACAAAGCGGCCTGAGAGATTTATTAAGACGACTTCACCTTCGGTTGTGATAGTATATTCCATCATCCTGATCCCTCCTATGGATAAGCAAATGTCTTTTCCAATGTGAAAATATTCTTTCCGTTTCGATATTCATACGCTGTGCGATCAACTAATTCTCTAATAAGTGCCAGGCCGAACCCTCCTTCCGGCAAATCGCTGGAAGAGTTCAGATCGGGAAATAACACAGGCGCAGTGGGGTCAAATTCAACGCCATCGGTCGTCATTTTGAAGATAATAGAGGTGGCCGCAACGACAATCTGTACGATTACCCTCTTGGTTCCTGAATGTTCGACGGCATTAGTCATTGCTTCTGTCACAGCCAGAGAGAAATCCATCGTCAGAGATTCTAATTCCGGTTTTGGAAATGCGCTTTGACAGATACCGGTAATTGCAGATCTTGCAATGTCGACATTGTCAAAGCTGGGTTCAAACTCAATTGTAAGCGTGCTGTTCTTAATTGCGATATTCAATACAATGCCCACAGGATAACGCGGTTACCGGGTTCAATCATTCCCTTTTGGGGCCAAGCTTTTCTTTACGGTGGCGAGATCATCAGCCGTATTTTTTTTGTACCAATAACATAATATTATTGACATTGCCAGCAAATTATGAAAGGCTGCAATTGTCTGATTGATGCCCAAAATGATTTGAAGTCACCACATAATTATCCTACCTTCTAAAATAGGACGTTGAGATGTCAAACGAAACAACCGGAGGTACGAATAAAAGCGATCTAATACTTGATGGGATCATGCGTCGCAAAGAGAAGGAAAGGATCGTCGATGTGGAGGAAAAGAAGGTCAAGGTCGTTATTTTTTCCCTGCACGGAGATTTCTATGCCTTTTACGGTGAACACATCAAGGAAATACTGCCGCTCCTGACCATTTATTATGTGCCCGGTTCGCCCGAGTTCATACCCGGGGTCATCAACGTCCGCGGTGAGATCGAGTCGGTTATCAACATCAACAGGTTTTTAGGCCTCCCTGATTCAGAAAACTCACCAACCAGCCGCATCGCCCTTACCGTTACAGACGGAATCCGTTCGGGGATACTCGTCGACTCCATTGAAGAGGTACTCGATATCCCTGCCAGTTTGGTCAATCCCCCCCTCGATACGTTGTCAAAATCCATCAAGGAATTCGTATCAGGGGAATTTACTCATAAGGGTAAGCTCGTAACTATCCTCGATATTGGAAAGATATTCGGGAAAATCAACCTATGAAAGGACAGGCCGTAAAGAGGATCCGTTGCCCGGAGGAGATCTCGATGCTGACCTTTACAGTGATGGGAGTCAGGATGGGGGTGGATGCGGACCAGATAGCTGAGGTGATGGAGGTAGATCGGGCAGAGGGGTACGGACTTGCAGTGTATCGTTTTCATGAGATGATCTCGTTTTGTGAAACGACAATACAGTATCACGCTCCGAAGGCAATCATGATTAAAGACAAGAAGGAGCCGTATATCGTATTGATAGACAATCCTGAAGATATTGCTTCCGTGAAAGTGCGGTCCATCCAGCCCATGCCGCCTCTGATTGCTATGAACAGTGGAATGCGCATGTTTTGGGGGGCCATTCCCGGAAATCATGGAATTATTCTGCTGGTTGATTTTCTCAGGCTGAGGGAAAGGCAAGGCGGAAGATTGCAACAGATGCTAAAGCCAATAAATATCAGGGAGGTGCGGGAATGAACGGAGAAAGGGGTGCCGGCCACAGGGGGTTCCGATGGATATTCATATTTATGGTGTTTGCAGTTTTGCTTTTTTCGCACAACGCGGGCGCTGAGTTCGGCGTCAGCAGCAACGAGGTCGTGCTGGGCATGTCCAATGCACTATCAGGCCCTGCGGCCGCCCTGGGAACAGGTGTAAAAAAGGGCGCCATGGTCTATTTCAACAAGATCAATGCATCCGGTGGCGTTAATGGCCGCCGGATCAAAGTGATCAGTTACGACGATGCTTATGAGCCAAAAAATACTGTTGCCAATACCCAGAAATTGATTTCCCAGGACAAGGTATTTGCCCTTTTCGGGTATGTGGGAACCCCCACTTCAACGTCCGTCATCCCTTTGATCAATAGAGAAAAAATTATCTTTTTTGGCCCCTTTACGGGCGCAGAGTTTCTCAGAAATCCGGTCAACAGATACATCTTCAATGTGCGCAGCAGTTATTTTGATGAAGCAGAAGCTCAAGTGGAATACCTGACTCGAAAGCAGGGCATAAAAAAAATTGGCATTTTCATTCAGAATGACGCCTACGGCCTGGCAGTTAAGGGGGGCATCATTAAGGCGCTTAAAAAACGGAACATGACTATTGCGGGCGAAGGTCTTTATGAGAGAAACACTGAAAATATAGACGCCGGTTTTGCTGAGATAAAAAAAGCGAATCCCGAGGCAGTCAGCATGGTCGGCACATACAAGGCCATGACGGCATTCATCAGGAAGGCAAAGTCCGAACAGTTCAATCCGGTCTTTCTGAACGTGTCCTTTGTAGGCACTGGGGCGCTTATAA
This DNA window, taken from Syntrophales bacterium, encodes the following:
- a CDS encoding STAS domain-containing protein; the encoded protein is MMEYTITTEGEVVLINLSGRFVRSVGEELNANISKLIDNNFRYLLIDMSNIPLIDSYGITVCMSCNKLVENSGGLLVFINLSQAVEKVFHITRADQKFRIANNRDEGMKSIQEEINRKR
- a CDS encoding ATP-binding protein, which gives rise to MNIAIKNSTLTIEFEPSFDNVDIARSAITGICQSAFPKPELESLTMDFSLAVTEAMTNAVEHSGTKRVIVQIVVAATSIIFKMTTDGVEFDPTAPVLFPDLNSSSDLPEGGFGLALIRELVDRTAYEYRNGKNIFTLEKTFAYP
- a CDS encoding TatD family hydrolase, encoding MNATWRIKTMIDSHAHLEMDEFNEDRDEVVERARAAGLVAVIVVGTSVPDSAKAMEMTGIYDLVYASVGVHPHEVKDIDAMTYDSLRVLARRDKVVAIGEIGLDFYYNHSPKELQFQHFAEQLDLAIDLELPVIIHDREAHAETLEFLGHRKGRLRGVLHCFSGDRGMAKKCIDLGFYLSIAGPVTYKKSEELREVARYMPADALLVETDSPYLAPESFRGKRNEPAWVVETARRVAEIRGLTAEELEAATELNTRRLFGF
- a CDS encoding chemotaxis protein CheW — encoded protein: MSNETTGGTNKSDLILDGIMRRKEKERIVDVEEKKVKVVIFSLHGDFYAFYGEHIKEILPLLTIYYVPGSPEFIPGVINVRGEIESVININRFLGLPDSENSPTSRIALTVTDGIRSGILVDSIEEVLDIPASLVNPPLDTLSKSIKEFVSGEFTHKGKLVTILDIGKIFGKINL
- a CDS encoding STAS domain-containing protein, with the translated sequence MEVDVMEFNISTEMGGDIVVVDMVGSLSASNIEEFRSQVSRLVEKKYCYLMLDMSNVNFMDSSGLGSCMAVHKQLSEKNGIVIFAKPSEQVKKIFRITKAEQKLNIVPTRNDGVKSLYEKMMGSKQK
- a CDS encoding GspE/PulE family protein; this translates as MSNQKKLGEILIEKQIITTAQLEEALKRQKGLSLRLGDTLLHLKFVSENLLLETLSEYLGIEFLNIAENDYQMIDKSLSRMLPLDVCQKYKVLPLFQIVDEDTKELSLAMADPFLEEAIKDVEAITEFHVTPVLATSAAILGGLGKLYAIKTDFKIERYILEKEDTVSLVNKILEKAVSYGASDIHVEPHRNEVHVRMRIDGVLEVASTYPSAYHTAAVSRIKIMASENSSSMKIDEKRLPQDGAFSTKIVGHTVDCRVSTMPTLFGEKVVMRLFDKDTDVYIGRIKDLKLSPRMEVQFRRCVRRPSGINIVTGPTGSGKTTTLNAIINEINSADLNIITIEDPVEHQAPDYVNQSSLMPQAGYTYTRALRAMMRQDPDIILIGEVRDLETAEIAVQAALTGHRVFTTLHTENAAGSIMRLIDIGVEHFLVSAVLSSAINQRLVRKICNRCSEEYIPTKIELMDIGIDKEIADEILKDPHQFNLRRGRGCEHCRKTGYHGRQPVFELITVTQEIRDLIYRKQGSADTIALTARDRHGINLIFEEGLRLFLTGVTTLGELQNLPKGDYKVKSPKQILLDSAMH
- a CDS encoding ABC transporter substrate-binding protein, with protein sequence MNGERGAGHRGFRWIFIFMVFAVLLFSHNAGAEFGVSSNEVVLGMSNALSGPAAALGTGVKKGAMVYFNKINASGGVNGRRIKVISYDDAYEPKNTVANTQKLISQDKVFALFGYVGTPTSTSVIPLINREKIIFFGPFTGAEFLRNPVNRYIFNVRSSYFDEAEAQVEYLTRKQGIKKIGIFIQNDAYGLAVKGGIIKALKKRNMTIAGEGLYERNTENIDAGFAEIKKANPEAVSMVGTYKAMTAFIRKAKSEQFNPVFLNVSFVGTGALIKALGAAGDGVLVTQSVPSPYDTSLQIIGKYQADMKAAGYNEFDFTDLEGYIDALVFTEILKKAGQNLTRESFARAAENLNIDASGVTFAYAPNNHQALNKVYMTKISGGKAVLVK